From the genome of Homalodisca vitripennis isolate AUS2020 chromosome 8, UT_GWSS_2.1, whole genome shotgun sequence, one region includes:
- the LOC124367933 gene encoding melanopsin-like, with protein sequence MISLALGVPLTVVTVLGLFLNGYILIVVIFSKQIHTANNLLLLHLGVVDSLLCSMFLVFSAPSLLRGWTMPCTLHGFLFTLLHPVALWTVCGLNCDRYYAISAPLHYGALVSPKKVTIGLAATWLLALLLCIPPLFRVAPYSYHTALAGCAPDFTAGHAALWYYAVYTTFTLLLPAALILGCNLKVLMIARYHRHRIASAIFEVTLSAQVTITHQRNPFFLPGGLTSKFRGRSAVSTVLQLLGSFFVLYFPYYGVIVWESSASTFLVGKDFYTRVHPHLITLASTLLTCSPPVNGLLYGIKSKVLRKSFQNYWRKQMSKVEINHEIQARTPSACGSRRPSLTPLGILTRPTGSLLQRRLSEAFIDSNRSAQSSPKSKMTRISSELSWRPVSTSGLGLTFVGSDMEGDTLKRNQSIRPQHAASFSTLQVPHSEQDKLRNEELIRSFRIAIASTKNTEDDSKSPGIIRPVLKSSVSNTSLFVQRVLGAGNIRFNLKDNTPSVPQTRRSPRILITRAFSEESEPKTPSSPGTPNRKADLGKKHSVSATTLICDRKWRKSKNNVAFLDDFYQKDLPSPGGSSVSSNEDQEGLKGFPRSSGLLSPDDGNASDGGDSIVWMKGSPQHVPLKQSCSSDDSDSAMNNSEPKTDSSVLQSWPCASNRKLHKLPLSGTISDEDSPPAQRVLRTSCSFTGLHDTSGS encoded by the exons ATCCACACAGCCAACAATCTGCTGCTGCTCCACCTAGGAGTGGTGGACTCCCTGCTCTGCTCCATGTTCCTCGTATTCTCCGCTCCCTCGCTGCTGCGGGGGTGGACCATGCCCTGCACTCTCCACGGGTTCCTGTTCACCCTACTCCACCCCGTGGCTCTGTGGACAGTCTGTGGGCTCAACTGTGATCGCTACTACGCTATATCTGCCCCCCTCCATTATGGGGCTCTCGTCAGCCCCAAGAAG GTCACAATAGGGCTCGCTGCCACATGGTTATTGGCACTTCTTCTGTGCATCCCTCCACTGTTTCGAGTCGCACCCTACAGCTACCACACAGCGCTCGCCGGCTGTGCACCGGACTTCACAGCGGGACACGCGGCTCTATGGTACTACGCCGTCTACACCACATTCACTCTTCTGCTACCTGCAGCCCTTATCCTCGGCTGCAACCTTAAG GTATTGATGATCGCCCGTTATCATCGACACCGCATCGCCAGCGCCATTTTTGAGGTGACACTATCGGCCCAGGTGACGATCACACACCAAAGGAATCCATTTTTCCTCCCAGGAGGCCTGACCAGCAAGTTCCGAGGTCGCAGTGCGGTATCCACCGTGCTACAACTACTCGGTTCCTTCTTCGTCCTCTACTTTCCGTACTACGGTGTCATAGTGTGGGAATCATCCGCGAGCACATTCCTCGTCGGGAAGGATTTCTACACCAGAGTGCATCCTCATCTGATCACCCTAGCGTCGACCCTGCTCACGTGCTCCCCTCCCGTGAACGGTCTCTTGTACGGAATCAAAAGCAAGGTGTTGAGGAAGTCCTTTCAGAACTACTGGAGAAAGCAGATGTCTAAAGTCGAGATCAACCACGAGATCCAAGCTAGAACCCCTTCTGCCTGTGGATCGCGGAGGCCGTCTTTGACACCTTTAGGGATTCTGACACGACCTACAGGATCGCTTTTACAGAGAAGACTCTCCGAGGCCTTCATAGACTCGAACAGATCTGCGCAGTCCTCTCCAAAGTCGAAGATGACTAGGATATCATCTGAGTTGTCCTGGAGACCTGTGTCTACCTCGGGTCTGGGCCTCACGTTCGTGGGGTCCGACATGGAAGGCGACACTCTGAAGCGCAACCAGTCAATACGTCCTCAACACGCCGCCAGCTTCAGCACTCTCCAAGTCCCTCACAGTGAGCAGGACAAGTTGAGGAATGAAGAGCTAATCAGATCCTTCAGAATCGCTATAGCCAGCACTAAAAACACTGAGGACGATTCTAAAAGCCCTGGAATAATTCGTCCCGTGCTCAAATCCAGCGTTAGCAACACCAGCTTATTCGTACAACGAGTCCTGGGAGCCGGGAATATCCGGTTCAACCTCAAAGACAATACCCCCAGTGTTCCTCAAACTAGACGATCACCTCGTATCCTCATAACGAGGGCTTTCTCCGAAGAATCTGAGCCTAAAACGCCCAGCTCGCCCGGAACTCCCAACCGGAAGGCCGACCTGGGCAAGAAACATTCCGTCTCCGCCACCACACTGATTTGTGACAGAAAGTGGAGGAAGAGTAAAAACAACGTAGCATTTCTGGACGACTTTTACCAAAAGGACTTGCCCTCGCCGGGTGGAAGCAGTGTTTCCTCCAATGAGGACCAAGAAGGTCTGAAAGGATTCCCCCGCTCTAGCGGTCTGCTGTCCCCTGATGACGGAAATGCAAGTGATGGAGGTGACAGCATAGTCTGGATGAAAGGCTCGCCTCAACACGTCCCGCTGAAGCAATCTTGCAGCAGTGATGACAGTGACAGTGCGATGAACAACAGTGAGCCTAAAACCGACAGTAGTGTCCTGCAGTCGTGGCCTTGTGCCAGTAACAGGAAGCTCCACAAGTTGCCGCTATCAGGCACGATATCGGATGAGGACTCTCCCCCGGCCCAGAGAGTCCTAAGGACATCTTGTAGCTTCACGGGCCTCCATGACACATCCGGCTCCTAG